CCGGCGGCGCATCCGTCTCCGCGACTCCCGCGCGCCGGATCGCCTCGCGCACGCGCGCGAAGTCCTCGCCGGGGGCGCCGTAGCAGAGGTGATGGAGTCGCTTGCGCTTGCCCCCGTAGAGCAACACCGCGTCGCGGCCCAGGCGCTCCGGCCGCAGCCGCACGGAATCGCCGGAGGCGCCGCCGTCCACGAGGCCGAAGTCCTCGTAAAACCGCTGCCCCACCGTGGGATCGGGGACTTCGAGCGCGTAGTGGAGAAAGCTGCGGACCGCCATGGTCGTCCCCCTAGGCATCCTTCACGGTGTTCTCGAGCACGCCCAGCCCCGTGATCTCCAGCTTGACCGTGTCGCCCGGCTGCAGCGTGATCTGCGGCTTGCGCGAGAATCCCACGCCGGCGGGGGTCCCGGTGGCG
The Candidatus Methylomirabilota bacterium DNA segment above includes these coding regions:
- a CDS encoding fumarylacetoacetate hydrolase family protein, translating into ATGTPAGVGFSRKPQITLQPGDTVKLEITGLGVLENTVKDA